TATTTTGTTATATTTTCTTTCCGTATAATCCTGGCAAAAAATTATTAGCATTATAAACAACAAATATAATGATTTATATTCAACAAGATAGTTAAAAAAAACTCTTTTTATAGGTAAAAAATCAAAAATATAAGTTATTGAAAATATTACCATTTCTAAGCTGAGTATAGAAAAGTAATAATAATATGTTAGATTTTGTTTCATTCCAAGATATAGAAAAATAAAACTAAAAATTAAAATAATAATTAATAATATAATTTTTAAGTCAATGTCAATAAAGTTATTAAGTTTAGCTACTCTTTCTATAAAATAATAATCCCCAATTAAAAATTTATCTTGAACCGACCCAGTTGGATTATAATAAACTATAATTTTAATTTCTATATTATTTATATTATTTAATCCATTTTTTAATAAATTGGGCAACTTTATATCTAAATTTTTATTCCAACAACTAAAATAGTACTTTCCTTTTTTGCCATATTCTGCAATTTTACTATTATTAATCCATATTTCAGCTGAATCAATAAGTTTACCTATAAATATACCAATAAATTGACTATCATTAAACTTTGTTAAAATATCTTTTTCTATAGTTTTTGTTATTACAGCTTTACCATTTATAACTTCTTTACCTACTTTCATTTTTGCAAAAGACTCAAAATAAACAGGAAGATTTGTATTAGACTCTACTATTAAATTAAAATCTGAATAATTATCATCTTTTGATTCAAAAATTTGTATCTTCCAATCTTGAGATATATCATAAACTTGTTTATTATAATTTTTATTTATAGAAATATACCCCTCTAACAAAAATAATATAGACAAAAATATTAATGCATAATAAATGATTAAAAATATTAAAAGCAAATTGTGAAAAAGATTTTTTGAATCAAAAAAAATATAAATTTGATTTTTAATATTATCTATAATTTTGTTCATTTATTAAAATATTTAATAAATATTATTAAAATCTTAAATTAAAATAGAACTTTTATAAAATATTTTAAATTAAAAACTTTACTATATTACAATAAATTAGTCTTTTATAATAAATTTATTATATAAAAAATTTATTTATAAAAATAGTTTTTAATATTATGTGGAATATTTGATATTATAAATATTGGATTATATTTCATCGCTAAACATAACTCATTCAAATTATCAACACACCAAAAAACAAATTTATAATTTTTATTAAATAATTTATCAAGAACAGGATCATGTAACATTCTTATATCAAAATGAATATAATCAGGTGAAGCATATTTTAGAAAATACATTTTTTTAATATAAAAAGGAGTTCCTATTTTTGAAACCAACAATCCTCTTTTTAACCAAGGAGCTTTATTTTTTAACCTATAAATAACAAAAGGATTAAATGAAGATACAACAACTCTATCTTCAATTTTATATTTTTTAATTACCTCTATTACCTTGTTTTCTGTTCTTTCATCATTTCTTCTCTCTTCTTTTATTTCAATGTTTATTAAATTACAATCTTTTAATATTTCAATTACCTCATAAATTGTTGGGATATAAGTAATTTTTTTATCAAAATCAATTAATTCAATTTTTTTTAAGTCTTCATAATCAATTTCTTCTATTTTTATACTTTTTCCTGTAAACCTTTTTAATGAAAAGTCATGATAAACAACCGGAATACCATCATGAGTCAGTAAAACATCAAATTCTGTTCCATCAATTTTATTTTCTTTTATTTTCAAAAAAGATGGAACGGTGTTTTCAAATGATAAACCCGGTATTCCTCTATGACCTAATATAAATGGAATATTTCTGTTCATATTTTTATCTTATTTTATTTCCCTAATACTTAAATATTAGATTTTCTAATCAATCTATTTGTTACATAATTGTATAAATATCTTGCAACAACTAAAAACAAAATTATCCCTTTAATTATTTCCACAATTGAATTTGGAATCTGAGTAGTTCTTGACATATATTGTCCGCCAGCATTTAAAGCTCCCCATAATAAAGCAGTAAAAATCACTCCAATAGGATTATTCGAAGCAAGTAATGCAACAGAAATCCCATTCCATCCATACCCTGCTTCAAGATTCTCAAATAATTTATAATCAAGTCCTGTAACTTGAACAACACCAGACAAACCTGCTAAAAATCCAGCAAACATTAAAGATATTATTGTGATTCTCCCTGATGAAATACCTGCAACTTTAGAAGCATTTTTATTCAATCCAACAGATCTTATTTCAAAACCTAATTTTGTATAATATAAAATGATATACACTAAAATAGCACAAATAATAGCAATTAAGATTCCTATATGAACCCTATAATTAGTATTTTCAAAAATCTTATTACCCATAATAGTTAAATCAGCAAATCTTGGTAATCTATTATTTATAAGAATATCATCAGTTTTTGGAGTATAAATATTTATATTCCTTTGACCACCAAGAAGCCTAATAAACATTGGAGAACTTAACCTTGCAATATGAGCAAGCATCATAGTTGTTATAACTTCGTGAGCTCCTGTTTTAACTTTTAAAAAAGCTGGTATAAAATTATATAGAGCTGCTGATAAACCTCCTAAAATAAATATTAATAAAATAGAAAAAAATGGTGGTAAATTTAAATATAAACCAAGAAAAGCAGCCATTATAGCTCCAATATAATATTGCCCCTCTGCTCCAATATTAAAAAGTCCAGCTTGAAAAGCAATGGATATTGATAAACCAGTGAAAATTAAAGGAACTGCATTCAAAACAGAAACATGCCAGTTTTTATAAAATCCTCCATAAAATAAAGCTCTATAAGCTAAAAAAGGATCGTAACCAGTTATAAACATTATAATTCCACCAATTATTACAGATATACCTATACCTATTAAAGGTAGTGATATAGATTTTATCCATTTTTTGACAATTTTACTTCTTTCTTCTTCTTGTTCATATTTTAATTTATAAATAAAATATAATATTACTGATAAAATTATAAATATAACTCCTGAAAAATATGAGGCCATATACATAGTTGTTCCAATAAAAACAAGAAAAATAATTATTGTATTTATTAAAACACTTATATAATTGAGATTATTTTTTTTGTTAAAATTATTAAAATTGTTCGGATTCATACATTGTCCCCTTTTTCCCACCAGTCATATAAAATCCTACTTCCTGTTCTGAGACATTTTTGTTAATAAATTCTTTTACAATTTTTCCCTCATAAATAACAAGAATTCTGTCAGATAATGCAAATATTTCTTCTAATTCAAGGGAAATAAGCAAAATAGGAACATTTTTTTCTCTTAAAGAAAGTATTTGATTATGAATATATTCAATTGCTCCAACATCAAGCCCTCTTGTCGGTTGAGAAACTAATAAAAAATCTGGATCTTTCGAAAATTCTCTACCAAGAATTACTTTTTGTTGATTTCCCCCAGAAA
The window above is part of the Spirochaetota bacterium genome. Proteins encoded here:
- a CDS encoding glycerophosphodiester phosphodiesterase family protein, with amino-acid sequence MNRNIPFILGHRGIPGLSFENTVPSFLKIKENKIDGTEFDVLLTHDGIPVVYHDFSLKRFTGKSIKIEEIDYEDLKKIELIDFDKKITYIPTIYEVIEILKDCNLINIEIKEERRNDERTENKVIEVIKKYKIEDRVVVSSFNPFVIYRLKNKAPWLKRGLLVSKIGTPFYIKKMYFLKYASPDYIHFDIRMLHDPVLDKLFNKNYKFVFWCVDNLNELCLAMKYNPIFIISNIPHNIKNYFYK
- a CDS encoding ABC transporter permease encodes the protein MNPNNFNNFNKKNNLNYISVLINTIIIFLVFIGTTMYMASYFSGVIFIILSVILYFIYKLKYEQEEERSKIVKKWIKSISLPLIGIGISVIIGGIIMFITGYDPFLAYRALFYGGFYKNWHVSVLNAVPLIFTGLSISIAFQAGLFNIGAEGQYYIGAIMAAFLGLYLNLPPFFSILLIFILGGLSAALYNFIPAFLKVKTGAHEVITTMMLAHIARLSSPMFIRLLGGQRNINIYTPKTDDILINNRLPRFADLTIMGNKIFENTNYRVHIGILIAIICAILVYIILYYTKLGFEIRSVGLNKNASKVAGISSGRITIISLMFAGFLAGLSGVVQVTGLDYKLFENLEAGYGWNGISVALLASNNPIGVIFTALLWGALNAGGQYMSRTTQIPNSIVEIIKGIILFLVVARYLYNYVTNRLIRKSNI